A single genomic interval of Stieleria maiorica harbors:
- a CDS encoding phospholipase D-like domain-containing protein, which yields MIWIVAYLSSVAGAFLSIVAMTIIRNEQRHSIGRIGWLGLILLSPPIGLILCLWLGGRKISREHEKRDLVDLPSIPGAECDLRDVVERMLSARKLGPPTTGNKVRLLSRPAEVRDAFMELIDGARETIHVMTFILDEKDTGRAVVDRLCKKARDGVEVRLLVDGFGSFALAEEQLEALRAAGGRAARFKRMSRLTRLAYLNFRNHRKLAVADGKRAILGGANIVEDEITSSPDDDTWVDLSLLIEGPAASQLQSVFCSDWTFQTGEELSQCEYEQGPACDEANPSRLTVMPIGPDGPEEILDDFWQFAIHHATERLWICTPYFVPPPNAMRSLELACRRGIDVRVLVPQVSDLRPVDYARFDYFKDLIELGCKVHRYPDRMVHAKIGIVDDLVALVGSANFDVRSFFLNYELSVLVHDRETIQRVSDWYTGLADGCERGTTDRSSVRSTLATAVRLFASEL from the coding sequence ATGATCTGGATCGTCGCCTATCTCAGTTCCGTAGCGGGCGCTTTCCTGTCGATCGTGGCAATGACCATCATCCGCAACGAGCAGCGGCACAGTATCGGCAGGATCGGCTGGTTGGGTTTGATCCTATTGTCGCCGCCGATCGGATTGATTCTGTGCCTGTGGTTGGGGGGACGCAAGATTTCGAGGGAGCACGAAAAACGCGATCTCGTCGACCTGCCGTCCATCCCAGGCGCCGAGTGCGACTTGCGCGATGTGGTGGAGCGAATGCTTTCGGCGCGAAAACTGGGACCGCCGACGACCGGCAACAAGGTGCGACTGCTAAGCCGACCGGCCGAAGTGCGAGACGCGTTCATGGAGTTGATCGATGGGGCACGTGAAACGATACACGTGATGACCTTCATTTTGGACGAAAAAGACACCGGCCGCGCGGTGGTGGATCGGCTGTGCAAAAAGGCGAGAGATGGCGTCGAAGTTCGCTTGTTGGTTGACGGTTTTGGATCGTTTGCGTTGGCCGAAGAGCAACTTGAGGCTCTTCGCGCCGCGGGAGGACGAGCCGCACGCTTCAAACGGATGTCCAGGCTAACGAGATTGGCCTATTTGAATTTTCGCAATCACCGGAAGCTGGCCGTCGCCGATGGAAAACGGGCGATACTGGGAGGGGCAAACATCGTCGAGGATGAGATCACAAGTTCACCCGATGATGACACCTGGGTCGATCTAAGTCTATTGATCGAAGGGCCCGCTGCGTCGCAATTGCAATCCGTTTTTTGCAGTGATTGGACGTTTCAGACCGGAGAGGAACTTTCACAGTGTGAATATGAACAGGGGCCAGCGTGCGACGAGGCGAACCCTTCGCGATTGACGGTCATGCCGATCGGACCCGATGGTCCCGAGGAAATTCTGGATGACTTTTGGCAATTCGCAATTCATCATGCGACCGAGCGTCTTTGGATTTGCACACCCTATTTCGTTCCTCCGCCCAACGCGATGCGGTCGTTGGAATTGGCGTGTCGGCGCGGAATCGATGTTCGGGTTTTGGTGCCCCAGGTCAGCGATCTTCGCCCGGTGGATTACGCCCGGTTTGACTATTTCAAAGATCTGATCGAATTGGGCTGCAAGGTGCACCGTTATCCGGACCGCATGGTTCACGCCAAAATCGGCATTGTTGATGATCTGGTTGCATTGGTGGGATCGGCGAATTTCGATGTGCGATCGTTCTTTCTGAATTATGAATTGTCGGTGTTGGTTCACGATCGCGAGACGATTCAGCGGGTCAGCGATTGGTACACCGGACTGGCCGACGGCTGCGAAAGGGGCACGACCGATCGATCCAGCGTGCGGTCGACGCTCGCCACGGCGGTGCGTTTGTTCGCATCGGAACTATGA